The DNA segment TCCCGGATCACCACCGACATCGACCGGCTCGCCAACGCGATGCGCGAGGCCGTGCCGCAGCTGACGATCGGCGTGGTGTGGGTGGGGCTGCTCGTGGCCGCCCTCACGATCACCGCTCCCCCGCTGGCCCTCGCGGTGCTCGTCGCGCTGCCGCTGCTGCTGATCGGCTGCCGCTGGTACTTCCGCCGGGCTCCCTCGGCGTACCGCTCGGAGGCCGCCGGTTACGCGGCCGTCGCGGCGATGCTGGCGGAGACCGTGGACGCGGGCCGGACCGTGGAGGCGCACCGGCTGGGGGCGCGCCGGGTCGGTCTTTCGGACCTGCGCGTCCGGCAGTGGACCGCGTGGGAGCGGTACACGATGTTCCTGCGCACGGTGCTCTTCCCGGTCATCAACGTCACGTACGCGACGATCCTCGGCGCGGTCCTGCTGCTGGGCGGCTGGTTCGTCATCGAGGGCTGGCTCACGGTGGGGCAGCTGACCATGGGCGCGCTGCTCGCCCAGATGATGGTGGACCCGATCGGTTTGATCCTCCGCTGGTACGACGAGTTGCAGGTGGCGCAGGTGTCGCTGGCGCGGCTGGTGGGCGTGCGGGAGATCGAGCCGGACGCGGGCGACGCCTCGGTGTCCCCGGACGGCCGGGACGTACGGGCGGACGAGGTGCGCTTCGGGTACGTGGACGGAGTCGACGTGCTGCACAAGGTGTCGCTGGACGTCGCGCCGGGTACGCGCCTGGCGCTGGTCGGGCCGTCCGGTGCGGGCAAGTCGACGCTGGGCCGGCTGCTGGCGGGGATCTACGCCCCGCGCGCCGGTGAGGTGACGCTCGGCGGTGCGCGGCTGTCGCGGATGGCGACGGAGCGGGTGCGGTCGCATGTGGCGCTGGTCAACCAGGAGCACCATGTGTTCGTCGGCTCGCTGCGGGACAACCTGCTGCTGGCGCGGGCGGACGCCGGGGACGCGGAGCTGTGGGCGTCGCTGGCCGCGGTGGACGCGGACGGCTGGGCGCGGGCGCTGGCGGACGGGCTCGACTCGGAGGTCGGGTCCGGGGGTCTGGTGGTCACTCCGGCGCAGGCCCAGCAGATCGCGCTGGCCCGGCTGGTGCTGGCCGATCCGCACACGCTGGTCCTGGACGAGGCGACGTCGCTGCTCGATCCGCGGGCGGCCCGGAACCTGGAGCGGTCCCTGGCCCGGGTGCTGGACGGCCGTACGGTGGTGGCGATCGCCCACCGGCTGCACACAGCACACGACGCGGACGTGATCGCCGTGGTCGAGCAGGGCCGGATCAGCGAGCTGGGCAGCCATGACGAGCTGGTGGCGGCGGACGGGGCGTACGCGGCGCTCTGGCGCTCCTGGCACGGCTGACGGGTTCCGGGGGCGGCGGCCGTGCCGGAGCGGCCCGCCGTCCGCGGCCGGGTCGTCCGGGAGCGTGGGCTGCGGTCAGATGACGTTCAGGGCGGCGGCCGCGCCGACTCCTCCGAGGATCATGAAGACCGGCATCAGCACCTTGATCTCGACCCAGCTGCCGGCCTTGAAGCGCATGGCCTTCGGCGGCCCGATCGGGTACCAGCGCTTGCGCCCGAGCGGGATGGGCCACAGGATCGGGCAGCCGGAGACGGTCAGCGCGTCGCCGATGTCGTGGACGAGGGCGCCGAGCACGATGGGCAGCCCGAGCCAGAGGTATTCCTGGCCCGGAGCACTGAACAGCCAGTCCGCGCCGTTGCCCGGCTTGTCGAGGAAGCCGGCGAGAATCCAGGCGCTGGTGGCCCCGAGCAGCCACACCAGGACGTCGCTGGAGACGCGGGCGGCCCGCCACAGCAGCCCCTCGACGGCGAGGACGAGGTGGACGAAGAGGATGGCGAGGACCGCCCAGCGGCCTCCGGTGATCGCCAGGGCGGAGGCGCCGCCGCCGATCAGGACGGCCCACACCCAGGTGTGGGTGAGGGTGCGGTGGCCGCCGTTGCGGTGGGAGTCGCCGCGCATGCGGGTGGCCTTGTAGACGGCGTGCGAGAGCTTGTCGACGATCTCGCACAGGGCGCGCGAGACGGGTCCGAAGGCGCGGGAGATGGTCGCGGACTTGTGGTCGAGGTCGGGGGCGAGGGCCGCGCCCGCGGTGATGAGCGCGCCGACGACGAGGACGGGCCAGGGCATGGTGTGGCCCGCGGCGGCCGCCGCGGCGCCCACCCCCAGCCAGGCCGCTGCTCCTGACAGTGAGTGTGCCGGTCCCATCATGGCTGTCGAGCCCCCCGTTACGTGTCGCCGAGCGCGCCCGCCGGTGCCGGCCGCGCGGTGCGGCCACTGCCGTTGCGGTGCGGCCGAGTTGAGAGGGCAGCGTATCGTCCGTGATCTTCCGGCCGCCGTCCGGTTCCCTCATCGGGGTGGAAGGCAGGCAAGATGGGGGCGTGACCCTTATCGATCAGCTCCCCCCGACCGACGATCCCGACGCTCTCTTCGAGGCTTTCTCGTCCTGGACCGAGACGCAGGGGATCACCCTCTATCCCGCTCAGGAGGAGGCGCTGATCGAGGTGGTGTCCGGGGCCAACGTGATCCTGTCGACGCCGACCGGTTCCGGGAAGAGCCTGGTCGCGGCGGGTGCGCATTTCACGGCGCTGGCGCAGGACAAGGTCACCTTCTACACCGCGCCGATCAAGGCGCTGGTGTCGGAGAAGTTCTTCGACCTGTGCAAGCTGTTCGGTACGGAGAACGTGGGCATGCTGACCGGGGACGCCTCGGTCAACGCCGACGCCCCGGTGATCTGCTGCACCGCCGAGGTGCTGGCCTCGATCGCGCTGCGTGACGGGAAGTACGCGGACATCGGCCAGGTGGTGATGGACGAGTTCCACTTCTACGCGGAGCCGGACCGCGGCTGGGCCTGGCAGATCCCGCTGCTCGAACTCCCGCAGGCGCAGTTCGTCCTGATGTCGGCGACGCTCGGCGACGTCCGGATGTTCGAGGAGGATCTGACGCGGCGCACCGGCCGTCCGACGTCGGTGATCCGGTCGGCGACGCGTCCGGTGCCGCTGAGTTACGAGTACCGGCTGACGCCGATCACGGAGACGCTGACCGAGCTGCTGGAGACCCGGCAGTCGCCGGTGTACATCGTGCACTTCACGCAGGCGGCGGCGGTGGAGCGGGCGCAGTCGCTGATGAGCATCAACATGTGCACCAAGGAGGAGAAGGAGCGGATCGCCGATCTGATCGGCAACTTCCGTTTCACCACCAAGTTCGGCCAGAACCTCTCGCGCTATGTGCGGCACGGCATCGGGGTGCACCACGCGGGGATGCTGCCCAAGTACCGCAGGCTGGTGGAGAAGCTGGCGCAGGCGGGGCTGCTGAAGGTGATCTGCGGGACGGACACGCTGGGCGTCGGTGTCAACGTGCCGATCCGCACGGTGCTGTTCACCGCGCTCACCAAGTACGACGGCACGCGGGTGCGGACGCTGCGGGCGCGCGAGTTCCACCAGATCGCGGGCCGGGCCGGGCGGGCGGGCTTCGACACGGCGGGCTTCGTCGTCGCGCAGGCCCCCGAGCACGTCATCGAGAACGAGAAGGCGGTCAGGAAGGCCGGTGACGACCCGAAGAAGAAGCGGAAGGTCGTCCGCAAGAAGGCCCCCGAGGGCTTCGTGGCCTGGTCGGAGAGCACGTTCGACAAGCTGATCCAGTCCGATCCGGAGCCGCTGACCTCGCGTTTCCGGGTGACGCACACGATGCTGCTGTCCGTGATCGCCCGGCCGGGCAACGCCTTCGAGGCGATGCGGCGGCTGCTGGAGGACAACCACGAGCCGCGCCGGGCGCAGTTGCGGCACATCCGCCGGGCCATCGCGATCTACCGGTCGCTGCTGGACGGCGGTGTGGTGGAGCGGCTGGACGAGCCGGACGCGGAGGGGCGCATCGTGCGGCTGACCGTGGATCTCCAGCAGGACTTCGCGCTGAACCAGCCGCTGTCCACGTTCGCGCTGGCCGCGTTCGAGCTGCTGGACCAGGACTCGCCGTCGTACGCGCTGGACATGGTCTCGGTGGTGGAGTCGACGCTGGACGATCCGCGCCAGATCCTGGCCGCGCAGCAGAACAAGGCGCGCGGTGAGGCGGTCGGGCAGATGAAGGCCGACGGCATCGAGTACGAGGAGCGGATGGAGCTGCTCCAGGAGGTGACGTACCCGAAGCCGCTGAGCGAGCTGCTGTGGCACGCGTACGACGTCTACCGGCGCAGCCACCCGTGGGTGGGTGACCATCCGGTGTCGCCGAAGTCGGTGATCCGGGACATGTACGAACGGGCCATGACGTTCACGGAGTTCACCTCGAACTACGAGCTGGCGCGGACCGAGGGCATCGTCCTGCGGTATCTGGCGAGCGCGTACAAGGCGCTGGAGCACACGATTCCGGACGACCTCAAGTCGGAGGATCTGGAGGATCTGATCGCCTGGCTGGGCGAGATGGTCCGTCAGGTGGACTCCAGTCTGCTGGACGAGTGGGAGCAGCTGGCCAATCCGGAGGTGGAGACGGCCGAGCAGGCGCAGGAGCGGGCGGACGAGGTCAAGCCGGTCACGGCGAACGCCCGCGCGTTCCGGGTGCTGGTGCGCAACGCGATGTTCCGCCGGGTGGAGCTGGCCGCGCTGGACCGGGTCCGGGAGCTGGGCGAGCTGGACGCCGACGCGGGCTGGGACGAGGACGCGTGGGGCGAGGCGATGGACGCGTACTGGGACGAGTACGAGGAGCTGGGCACCGGCCCCGACGCGCGCGGCCCGAAGCTGCTGAAGATCGACGAGGACGCGCGGCACGGGGTGTGGCGGGTGCGGCAGACGTTCGCCGATCCGAACGGCGACCACGACTGGGGCATCAGCGCGGAGGTGGACCTCGCCGCGTCCGACGAGGAGGGCCGGGCGGTCGTGCGGGTCACGTCCGTGGGCCAGTTGTGAGCGCGGGGGACGACGGCATGGCGAATCCGGCCGAGCGTCTGGTCGATCTGCTCGACCTGGAGCGGATCGAGGTGAACATCTTCCGGGGCCGCAGCCCCGACGAGTCGTTGCAGCGGGTCTTCGGCGGCCAGGTGGCGGGGCAGGCGCTGGTGGCGGCGGGCCGCACCACGGACGGGGACCGGCCGGTGCACTCGCTGCACGCGTACTTC comes from the Streptomyces sp. NBC_00525 genome and includes:
- a CDS encoding DEAD/DEAH box helicase, translated to MTLIDQLPPTDDPDALFEAFSSWTETQGITLYPAQEEALIEVVSGANVILSTPTGSGKSLVAAGAHFTALAQDKVTFYTAPIKALVSEKFFDLCKLFGTENVGMLTGDASVNADAPVICCTAEVLASIALRDGKYADIGQVVMDEFHFYAEPDRGWAWQIPLLELPQAQFVLMSATLGDVRMFEEDLTRRTGRPTSVIRSATRPVPLSYEYRLTPITETLTELLETRQSPVYIVHFTQAAAVERAQSLMSINMCTKEEKERIADLIGNFRFTTKFGQNLSRYVRHGIGVHHAGMLPKYRRLVEKLAQAGLLKVICGTDTLGVGVNVPIRTVLFTALTKYDGTRVRTLRAREFHQIAGRAGRAGFDTAGFVVAQAPEHVIENEKAVRKAGDDPKKKRKVVRKKAPEGFVAWSESTFDKLIQSDPEPLTSRFRVTHTMLLSVIARPGNAFEAMRRLLEDNHEPRRAQLRHIRRAIAIYRSLLDGGVVERLDEPDAEGRIVRLTVDLQQDFALNQPLSTFALAAFELLDQDSPSYALDMVSVVESTLDDPRQILAAQQNKARGEAVGQMKADGIEYEERMELLQEVTYPKPLSELLWHAYDVYRRSHPWVGDHPVSPKSVIRDMYERAMTFTEFTSNYELARTEGIVLRYLASAYKALEHTIPDDLKSEDLEDLIAWLGEMVRQVDSSLLDEWEQLANPEVETAEQAQERADEVKPVTANARAFRVLVRNAMFRRVELAALDRVRELGELDADAGWDEDAWGEAMDAYWDEYEELGTGPDARGPKLLKIDEDARHGVWRVRQTFADPNGDHDWGISAEVDLAASDEEGRAVVRVTSVGQL
- a CDS encoding metal-dependent hydrolase, which translates into the protein MMGPAHSLSGAAAWLGVGAAAAAAGHTMPWPVLVVGALITAGAALAPDLDHKSATISRAFGPVSRALCEIVDKLSHAVYKATRMRGDSHRNGGHRTLTHTWVWAVLIGGGASALAITGGRWAVLAILFVHLVLAVEGLLWRAARVSSDVLVWLLGATSAWILAGFLDKPGNGADWLFSAPGQEYLWLGLPIVLGALVHDIGDALTVSGCPILWPIPLGRKRWYPIGPPKAMRFKAGSWVEIKVLMPVFMILGGVGAAAALNVI
- a CDS encoding ABC transporter ATP-binding protein, translating into MSGVAPPPRSQPARSQPTRSQPAQQPPEENPPAPTGYAPHPPVHQPPAHDPAAPETATTLPVAGPMTVRAYVLELMRRHRRPFIVVTLLNTLAVTASIVGPYLLGGVVEDLSDEVSDLHLERTAAVFALALVVQTVATRTMRLRSAMLGEEMLADLREDFLVRSVRLPPGVLERAGTGDLLSRITTDIDRLANAMREAVPQLTIGVVWVGLLVAALTITAPPLALAVLVALPLLLIGCRWYFRRAPSAYRSEAAGYAAVAAMLAETVDAGRTVEAHRLGARRVGLSDLRVRQWTAWERYTMFLRTVLFPVINVTYATILGAVLLLGGWFVIEGWLTVGQLTMGALLAQMMVDPIGLILRWYDELQVAQVSLARLVGVREIEPDAGDASVSPDGRDVRADEVRFGYVDGVDVLHKVSLDVAPGTRLALVGPSGAGKSTLGRLLAGIYAPRAGEVTLGGARLSRMATERVRSHVALVNQEHHVFVGSLRDNLLLARADAGDAELWASLAAVDADGWARALADGLDSEVGSGGLVVTPAQAQQIALARLVLADPHTLVLDEATSLLDPRAARNLERSLARVLDGRTVVAIAHRLHTAHDADVIAVVEQGRISELGSHDELVAADGAYAALWRSWHG